A region of the Syntrophorhabdaceae bacterium genome:
AAGGTCGCGCCTACAGGTGCTATTGCCGCGAGGAAGAGCTCGAAAGAAAGCGAAAGGAGGCCCTGCACAAGGGAGAGCCGCCGAGGTATGACGGGACATGCAGGGACCTGTCACCTGAAGCCAGGAAGCAGATTGAGGACGAAGGAAGACCCTTTGTTTTACGGTTCAAGGCATCTGCCAAACCCGTCCACTGGATGGACAGGATATGTGGCGATTTTCATTTTCCGCACCATGCCGTAGATGATTTTATCCTCCTCAAACAATCAGGGATCCCATCATATAATTTTGCCGCTGCCGTGGATGATGTTGAGATGGGTATTACCCACGTTATCAGGGGGGCCGATCACATACCGAACACCCCCAAACAGATCATGCTCATCGAAGCCTTTGGCAGGATACCCCCTCAATATGCCCACCATTCGCTGCTTCTGGGGAATGACCGAAAACCTTTAAGCAAGAGACATGGTGTAACGAGTGTGCGTGATTTCCGCGAGATGGGAGTTCTCGGCATTGCACTGGTGAATTACCTCGGTGTCCTGGGAAGAGGCATTCCACAGGGAATCTTAAGCGGGGACGAGCTCACGGCAACATTTTCCCTGTCATCTTTTTCACCGTCCGACACTATTTTTGATATTGATAAACTGATCTGGTTCAACAAGGAATACCTGAGGAGCATCGACCCTGAAGAGATCATCAACAGGCTCGGCCTGAAGGCTGATTGCAGAGACAAGGTGTTGGTTTTGCGGGAAAACGCTTCAACGCTGGAGGAGATGAAAGAGTATCTCCGTATCTTTGAGGATGCCGCCGTGAACGATGAAGGCCGCGCATACCTGTCACAGGTCGGGCCGCTGGATAGTTTCGCGCAGGAATTGAGGGACCTGCTCACCGAAAGCAACATAATGGCCTTCGATGAATTGATCAGGGCCATGGAAGGCAGTGCACGATTCAAGAGGAAAGAACTCTTTATGGTCTTGCGGATACTCTTCACGGGCAGAAAGAGCGGCCCTCCCCTGAAGGATATATTCCATCTGATCCCAAAAGATATTATAATAGAGAGGATCGATCGTTACCTTACAGATGGAAACGGCAAGGGCAT
Encoded here:
- the gltX gene encoding glutamate--tRNA ligase, with the protein product GRAYRCYCREEELERKRKEALHKGEPPRYDGTCRDLSPEARKQIEDEGRPFVLRFKASAKPVHWMDRICGDFHFPHHAVDDFILLKQSGIPSYNFAAAVDDVEMGITHVIRGADHIPNTPKQIMLIEAFGRIPPQYAHHSLLLGNDRKPLSKRHGVTSVRDFREMGVLGIALVNYLGVLGRGIPQGILSGDELTATFSLSSFSPSDTIFDIDKLIWFNKEYLRSIDPEEIINRLGLKADCRDKVLVLRENASTLEEMKEYLRIFEDAAVNDEGRAYLSQVGPLDSFAQELRDLLTESNIMAFDELIRAMEGSARFKRKELFMVLRILFTGRKSGPPLKDIFHLIPKDIIIERIDRYLTDGNGKGIKG